GTTGCCAATCACCATAGTCACGGCCATTGTTTCCCCCAAAGCTCGGCCTAAGCCCAGCATAGTTGCCCCGAGAATGCCCGAAGCGCCTGACGGTAAAAGCACTCTAAAGATGGTCTCCCAACGGGTCGCGCCCAAAGCCATTGATGCACTGCGAAATTCTGATGGTAAGACCAACAGCACATCGCGAGAAATCGCAGCAATCGTCGGCAAAATCATAATCGCCAGCACGATTCCCGCCGTCATCAAGCCAAAGCCGGAAGCAGGTGTACTGAACAGGGGAAACCAACCGAGCTTCTCATTCAACCAGGTTTGAAACGGCAGCAAGAGTGGAATCAGCACGTTGACGCCCCAGAGGCCATAGATCACGCTGGGCACCGCCGCCAATAGCTCGACCATGAAAGACAAGGGAGTCCGTACGGCCCGTGGCAGAAAGTCTTCGGTGAGCACAATTGCTACGCCAATACTGACCGGCACCGCCAAGACTAGGGCAATCAAAGAGCTGACCAAGGTGCCATAGGCCAGGGGCAAAACGCCAAATTTGAGATCCAGAACGTCCCAGTCAGCCGAGGTCAGAAAGCCCAAGCCAAACGCCTGAATGGCAGGCATTGCCCGACTACCAATCACCCCCGCCGTCACCAGCAAGACCCCCACGACAAGCAACGCAAACAGCGCCGTCAGTGAGACAAAGAGTCGGTCCAGGATTCTTCGCAACGAACCGCTAGTGCCAAACTGCACTGGCGCCGACATCGCTCCCTCTGTCATAGGTTGACTACCTGTCTGTTCTGTATTCAGTGAAACTGTATTTAGTGAAAGACTCAGTGAAAAAGTCTGCTCTTATGCTGAGAACCGCCAACCATAAGCACCTTCTACCAGAAGTTAAAGGGGCAACAACTCACTGAATCGTGCCCCTATCTTACGAGTTGATGCCTTAGTTCCCGACCGAGATCGAGTCAGCGGTTTGAATCACCCGTTGTCTCACGGCGCTGGGCACTGTCACGTATTGCAACTGCGGCGCAGTCTGCTGTCCTTGGTTCATGGCATAGCGCACCAGAGCCTTGATAGCGTTGGCTTTATCAGCACTGGGATATTTACGATAGACCAGCAACCAGGTGTAGCCCACAATCGGATAAGCCTCAGCGCCAGCAGGATCTGGTGCAGCTGCCCGGAAGTCAGCGGGCAAGGTGACACTATCTAGACCGGTATCAAATGTCTGCAGCGAAGGCGTAATGTAGCGTCCGGCCTTGTTCTGCAAGACTGCAGAGGGCAAGTTGTTCTGACGAGCGTAAGCATACTCGACATAGCCAACCGAGTAAGGCGTACGGCGAACGGTAGCGGCAACCCCAGGATTACCCTGACCCCTCAACGTGCCCTGAATCCAGCGGGGCGTCGTGCTCGCGCCCACCCGGCCTCTGAAATAGGGATCAACAGCTGCTAGATGGGTCGAGAAAATAAAGCTGGTGCCGCTGGAATCAGCGCGAACCACAGTCCGAATCGGTTGATTGGGCAGGTTGACACCGGGGTTGGTAGAGGCAATCTTGGCATCATTCCAACGTGTGATTTGGCCTGTGAAGATGTCGCTGTAGGCATCACGAGACAGGCGTAAGGGCTGGCTCACCCCAGGCAAGTTATAGGTGACCACGACACCGCCACCGGCCATCGGTAGCGCATGGACGCCGCGACCCACTCGCTGAATTTGCGCACTGGTCATAATCGCGTCGCTGCCCGCAAAGTCAACGGTGCCCGCGATCAGTTGGTTGATGCCACCCCCACTGCCAATGGCTTGGTAGTTAACCCGCGCACCACTGGACCGTCCAAACTCGGAGAACCATCGCTGATAGAGCGGCTGGGGGAAAGTCGCACCAGCACCATTTAACGTAGTACCGCGTTGGGCAACAGCTCCTAGGGTTGGAGCTAGAGCCGCTGTCAGACCAACTAGTGAACCCAACAGGACGCGTCGGGTAATCCGTCTAGACTTAAACATTTTGCTTGCGTTCCTCAACTCTAGCCTCATTAATGCTCCGCCCAGTACATAACGACCGAGACGAACAACTGAGAACTGCATATCAGTTCTCACGCTAGAGTTACTTCATTAAGTGAAGGTAATGAGCAAATTAATATGAGGCCATCAGCAGGCTAAGAATACTAATATTGACTCTATTTTTGTGACAGCTTGCTCAGAATTAGCGCTTCAGCTCAGCTAGATGAGTTCTCTCAACTAACCGCAACCAATGTCTAGTTCTCGCTTACAGCCCATCCTGCCTAACTTGGAGCCTTGTTCAATGTTTCCATTCGCTCTTGGCTTGTATCTAACTCAAAGCCCGACGGTGGCAGGCTTGGTGGTCTGGAGCGTGATGGCGACTGACTCCTTGATTCCAGCGATGGCAACGAGCCCAGCATTAGTGGGTCGATTACCAGTCGACTTAGGAATGGCTAACAAGTTGCAAACTGGATTGCAGGTAACCCTTGACAATCAACTGATCAAGGCCGGAGCGACAGTGGCGATTATCAACAGCGATGGCAGGGTTTGGCTAGGAGCCGCAGGTCTGTCTGACCTGGCAATGAAAACTCGCATGCAGCCCCAAGACCGCCTTCAAGTTGCCAGCATCACTAAAACCTTTGTTGCCACCGTGGTACTGCAATTGGTGCAAGAAGGCAAACTCCGGTTAGACGACCCTATTAACCGATGGCTGCCAACACCACTGGTTAATGACCTTCCTTATGGTCACCAAATCACAATCCGTCAGCTTCTCAACCACACGAGTGGCATTCATGACTACACTGACCCAGACACAGTTTTTGGCAAAAACTTAGTCCCCAATTCTCGTAAGTCCTGGCAGCCCCAAAACCTATTGACCCCAATTAAGGGTCTGAACCCTTATTTTGCACCGGGTACAGTAGGGAAGTGGCGTTACTCCAATAGCAATTACATTCTGCTCGGTCTGGTTGTAGAAGCGATCACGAGTTCCACCCTTGAAACAGAGATCCGCAGACGAGTTTTAGAGCCTTTGAAGTTAGGCGATACTTTTTTCGGTAATGCAGAAGTTATTCCAGGTCGATTAGCGCGTGGCTACTGGGACATCGAACAGCAAGGTGGCCCCACTGATTTGTCTGATGTCAATCTGTCTGCTTACTGGGCTTCGGGAGCAATGGTTTCAACGGCTGCGGACTTAGTTCGGTTTACTGAAGCATTATTTGGCGGGGAATTACTCAAGCCTGACCTGTTAGCCCAAATGACCACATTTGTAGATACCCATGAGGGGGGCGGCTATGGCTTGGGAGTCAGTGCGATCGATACCCCTTGGGGCAAAGCTTGGGGACATGCAGGCAGCCTGTTCGGCTATGAGGCTCTGATGTTATACCTGCCCGACCGTCGAGTTACAGCAGTGGTATTG
The Leptolyngbya sp. FACHB-261 DNA segment above includes these coding regions:
- the pstS gene encoding phosphate ABC transporter substrate-binding protein PstS translates to MFKSRRITRRVLLGSLVGLTAALAPTLGAVAQRGTTLNGAGATFPQPLYQRWFSEFGRSSGARVNYQAIGSGGGINQLIAGTVDFAGSDAIMTSAQIQRVGRGVHALPMAGGGVVVTYNLPGVSQPLRLSRDAYSDIFTGQITRWNDAKIASTNPGVNLPNQPIRTVVRADSSGTSFIFSTHLAAVDPYFRGRVGASTTPRWIQGTLRGQGNPGVAATVRRTPYSVGYVEYAYARQNNLPSAVLQNKAGRYITPSLQTFDTGLDSVTLPADFRAAAPDPAGAEAYPIVGYTWLLVYRKYPSADKANAIKALVRYAMNQGQQTAPQLQYVTVPSAVRQRVIQTADSISVGN
- the pstC gene encoding phosphate ABC transporter permease subunit PstC, translating into MSAPVQFGTSGSLRRILDRLFVSLTALFALLVVGVLLVTAGVIGSRAMPAIQAFGLGFLTSADWDVLDLKFGVLPLAYGTLVSSLIALVLAVPVSIGVAIVLTEDFLPRAVRTPLSFMVELLAAVPSVIYGLWGVNVLIPLLLPFQTWLNEKLGWFPLFSTPASGFGLMTAGIVLAIMILPTIAAISRDVLLVLPSEFRSASMALGATRWETIFRVLLPSGASGILGATMLGLGRALGETMAVTMVIGNNPVISPSILDLSQTIASLLATQFGEAVEPLHIGALMYAALVLFGLTLLVNIIAELLVRTIQLERT
- a CDS encoding serine hydrolase, which encodes MFPFALGLYLTQSPTVAGLVVWSVMATDSLIPAMATSPALVGRLPVDLGMANKLQTGLQVTLDNQLIKAGATVAIINSDGRVWLGAAGLSDLAMKTRMQPQDRLQVASITKTFVATVVLQLVQEGKLRLDDPINRWLPTPLVNDLPYGHQITIRQLLNHTSGIHDYTDPDTVFGKNLVPNSRKSWQPQNLLTPIKGLNPYFAPGTVGKWRYSNSNYILLGLVVEAITSSTLETEIRRRVLEPLKLGDTFFGNAEVIPGRLARGYWDIEQQGGPTDLSDVNLSAYWASGAMVSTAADLVRFTEALFGGELLKPDLLAQMTTFVDTHEGGGYGLGVSAIDTPWGKAWGHAGSLFGYEALMLYLPDRRVTAVVLLNQRELLSSPTIDILDASLRIVLDPHLSLEP